The following proteins are co-located in the Paralichthys olivaceus isolate ysfri-2021 chromosome 2, ASM2471397v2, whole genome shotgun sequence genome:
- the ubap1 gene encoding ubiquitin-associated protein 1 isoform X1, whose translation MAARKSGSDAYNNGPISYLDEVPFKINEKFRCPAKVGLPVGFCLPDCGSLLVDTQYDFSLERRSVRWGVELAEARAAEARAEEAAAAKQEAESRECLAQAQDIDGGGGKKPRSAADDQDLLPPALNPVLAGLSHNAILTPLPAPSLGPRKTQPSIPQLNCLNLADFEREEDPFDKLELKTLDDKEELRNILQSQPQPQPPLSVSPPELSQIGSVSRGNSPSPPSSNTSLPAKQGFSHKPNGLVALLDMDRVGHPGRVGFDTDDRPCNIRSLTFPKLSDSGDPEPVRYSPLPAPIPAHRENLPNGSPPTIPKAQVIVAPEPPSHIKSGTPKQTNPGSGSAGLPCGGALLSMTPSERQCVETLVGMGYSYEGVLRAMQRQGQNVEQVLDYLILSGRLCDRGFDASAVAECLEMYQCSEEKALQFLELMSRFGEMGFERDAIKEVLLVHNNDQDKALEDLMARATGS comes from the exons ATGGCTGCGAGGAAGTCTGGATCAGATGCATACAACAATG GACCCATCAGCTACCTTGATGAAGTTCCCTTCAAGATTAATGAGAAGTTCCGCTGCCCAGCCAAAGTGGGGCTGCCTGTTGGTTTCTGCTTGCCTGACTGTGGCTCTTTGTTGGTGGACACACAG TATGATTTTTCTCTGGAGAGACGTAGCGTGCGGTGGGGGGTTGAACTGGCTGAGGCCAGAGCAGCAGAGGccagagcagaggaggcagcagcagccaagCAAGAGGCAGAGAGCAGGGAGTGTTTGGCTCAGGCCCAGGACATTGATGGTGGTGGAGGGAAGAAACCCCGGTCAGCTGCAGATGACCAGGACCTTCTACCACCAGCGTTGAACCCTGTCTTGGCGGGGCTGAGCCATAATGCCATCCTCACTCCACTGCCTGCCCCAAGCCTTGGCCCCAGGAAAACCCAGCCTAGTATTCCGCAGCTGAACTGCCTCAACCTAGCAGACTTTGAGCGGGAAGAGGACCCCTTTGACAAGCTGGAGCTCAAAACTTTGGACGATAAGGAGGAGCTTAGGAACATTCTCCAGAGCCAGCCCCAACCTCAGCCGCCTCTCTCTGTATCCCCACCAGAGCTGTCCCAGATAGGGTCTGTGTCTCGAGGAAACAGCCCATCTCCTCCCAGCAGCAACACCAGCCTCCCAGCCAAACAAGGCTTCTCCCACAAACCCAACGGGTTGGTTGCCTTGCTGGACATGGACAGGGTTGGGCATCCTGGGAGAGTGGGATTTGACACAGATGACCGACCCTGTAACATCCGCTCTCTGACTTTTCCCAAGCTCTCTGATTCTGGTGACCCAGAGCCAGTGAGGTACAGCCCACTCCCTGCACCCATTCCTGCTCACAGAGAGAACCTCCCCAATGGAAGCCCTCCGACCATTCCCAAGGCCCAAGTTATTGTTGCCCCTGAGCCACCTAGCCACATAAAGAGTGGTACACCTAAACAG ACTAACCCAGGATCAGGATCCGCTGGTCTGCCGTGTGGCGGGGCCTTGCTTAGCATGACTCCCAGCGAGCGTCAATGTGTGGAAACCCTTGTAGGCATGGGATACTCCTATGAGGGTGTCCTACGGGCCATGCAGAGGCAAGGACAAAACGTGGAGCAG GTACtggattatcttattttatctggACGTCTGTGTGATCGGGGCTTTGATGCAAGTGCAGTGGCGGAATGTTTAGAGATGTACCAATGCTCAGAGGAAAAG gcCTTGCAGTTCCTTGAACTAATGTCAAGATTTGGTGAAATGGGATTTGAGCGGGACGCCATCAAAGAGGTGCTGCTGGTCCACAACAATGATCAGGACAAGGCTCTAGAGGACCTGATGGCTCGTGCCACAGGCAGCTGA
- the ubap1 gene encoding ubiquitin-associated protein 1 isoform X2 — MAARKSGSDAYNNGPISYLDEVPFKINEKFRCPAKVGLPVGFCLPDCGSLLVDTQYDFSLERRSVRWGVELAEARAAEARAEEAAAAKQEAESRECLAQAQDIDGGGGKKPRSAADDQDLLPPALNPVLAGLSHNAILTPLPAPSLGPRKTQPSIPQLNCLNLADFEREEDPFDKLELKTLDDKEELRNILQSQPQPQPPLSVSPPELSQIGSVSRGNSPSPPSSNTSLPAKQGFSHKPNGLVALLDMDRVGHPGRVGFDTDDRPCNIRSLTFPKLSDSGDPEPVRYSPLPAPIPAHRENLPNGSPPTIPKAQVIVAPEPPSHIKSGTPKQTNPGSGSAGLPCGGALLSMTPSERQCVETLVGMGYSYEGVLRAMQRQGQNVEQ; from the exons ATGGCTGCGAGGAAGTCTGGATCAGATGCATACAACAATG GACCCATCAGCTACCTTGATGAAGTTCCCTTCAAGATTAATGAGAAGTTCCGCTGCCCAGCCAAAGTGGGGCTGCCTGTTGGTTTCTGCTTGCCTGACTGTGGCTCTTTGTTGGTGGACACACAG TATGATTTTTCTCTGGAGAGACGTAGCGTGCGGTGGGGGGTTGAACTGGCTGAGGCCAGAGCAGCAGAGGccagagcagaggaggcagcagcagccaagCAAGAGGCAGAGAGCAGGGAGTGTTTGGCTCAGGCCCAGGACATTGATGGTGGTGGAGGGAAGAAACCCCGGTCAGCTGCAGATGACCAGGACCTTCTACCACCAGCGTTGAACCCTGTCTTGGCGGGGCTGAGCCATAATGCCATCCTCACTCCACTGCCTGCCCCAAGCCTTGGCCCCAGGAAAACCCAGCCTAGTATTCCGCAGCTGAACTGCCTCAACCTAGCAGACTTTGAGCGGGAAGAGGACCCCTTTGACAAGCTGGAGCTCAAAACTTTGGACGATAAGGAGGAGCTTAGGAACATTCTCCAGAGCCAGCCCCAACCTCAGCCGCCTCTCTCTGTATCCCCACCAGAGCTGTCCCAGATAGGGTCTGTGTCTCGAGGAAACAGCCCATCTCCTCCCAGCAGCAACACCAGCCTCCCAGCCAAACAAGGCTTCTCCCACAAACCCAACGGGTTGGTTGCCTTGCTGGACATGGACAGGGTTGGGCATCCTGGGAGAGTGGGATTTGACACAGATGACCGACCCTGTAACATCCGCTCTCTGACTTTTCCCAAGCTCTCTGATTCTGGTGACCCAGAGCCAGTGAGGTACAGCCCACTCCCTGCACCCATTCCTGCTCACAGAGAGAACCTCCCCAATGGAAGCCCTCCGACCATTCCCAAGGCCCAAGTTATTGTTGCCCCTGAGCCACCTAGCCACATAAAGAGTGGTACACCTAAACAG ACTAACCCAGGATCAGGATCCGCTGGTCTGCCGTGTGGCGGGGCCTTGCTTAGCATGACTCCCAGCGAGCGTCAATGTGTGGAAACCCTTGTAGGCATGGGATACTCCTATGAGGGTGTCCTACGGGCCATGCAGAGGCAAGGACAAAACGTGGAGCAG tga
- the nudt2 gene encoding bis(5'-nucleosyl)-tetraphosphatase [asymmetrical], whose translation MAVRACGFIVFRLASSIPPPDNIEYLLLQTSYGEHHWTPPKGHVDPGEDDLTTALRETKEEAGLGADHLQVIDGFLQELRYEVRGRPKEVLYWLAELRDPRTAVTLSDEHQDYRWARLEEACTLAQYKDLQDTLRSAQRHLQAQGDKQ comes from the exons ATGGCGGTGCGAGCCTGTGGCTTCATAGTGTTTCGTCTGGCGAGTTCTATTCCCCCACCAGACAACATCGAGTacctcctcctgcagacttCCTATGGCGAGCACCACTGGACTCCACCTAAAG GTCATGTGGACCCAGGGGAGGATGACCTCACCACAGCCTTGAGAGAGACcaaggaggaggcagggctTGGGGCAGATCATCTTCAGGTGATTGACGGCTTTTTGCAGGAGCTGCGCTATGAAGTGCGAGGCAGACCCAAGGAGGTGCTGTACTGGCTGGCCGAGCTCAGAGACCCACGGACAGCAGTGACTTTGTCTGACGAGCACCAGGACTACCGCTGGGCCCGGCTGGAGGAGGCCTGCACTCTGGCCCAGTACAAAGACCTGCAGGACACACTGAGATCAGCACAAAGACACCTGCAGGCTCAGGGAGACAAACAGTGA
- the ube2r2 gene encoding ubiquitin-conjugating enzyme E2 R2, which produces MAHQATPSSQKALMMELKSLQDQPVEGFRITLVEESDLYNWEVAIFGPPNTLYEGGYFKSHIKFPVDYPYSPPTFRFLTKMWHPNIYENGDVCISILHPPVDDPQSGELPSERWNPTQNVRTILLSVISLLNEPNTFSPANVDASVMFRKWRDSKGKDKEYAEIIRKQVLSTTAEAERDGVKVPTTLAEYCIQTRVPSQDSSSDLLYDDLYDDDMEEEDDEDDESEMESVGEAGGFSSMEDGGMSTRRYDNQDDSGNEDS; this is translated from the exons ATGGCCCACCAGGCAACCCCAAGTTCCCAGAAGGCCCTGATGATGGAGCTGAAGTCCCTGCAGGATCAGCCGGTGGAGGGCTTCCGCATCACTCTGGTGGAGGAGTCAGACCTCTACAACTGGGAGGTGGCCATCTTCGGGCCCCCAAACACCCTGTACGAGGGGGGCTATTTTAAG TCTCACATCAAGTTTCCAGTTGACTATCCATACTCCCCGCCAACCTTCCGCTTTCTCACCAAGATGTGGCACCCCAACATTTATGAG AATGGAGATGTGTGCATCTCCATCCTGCACCCTCCTGTTGATGACCCTCAGAGCGGGGAGCTGCCCTCTGAAAGGTGGAACCCCACCCAGAACGTCAG GACCATCCTGCTTAGTGTGATCTCGCTGCTCAATGAGCCCAACACGTTCTCCCCAGCCAATGTTGATGCCTCTGTCATGTTCCGTAAATGGAGAGACAGCAAAGGCAAGGACAAGGAGTATGCGGAGATTATCAG GAAGCAGGTGTTGTCAACAACGGCAGAGGCTGAGCGAGATGGTGTCAAAGTGCCGACCACGCTGGCGGAGTACTGCATCCAGACCAGGGTTCCCTCCCAGGACAGCAGTTCCGACCTTCTCTACGACGATCTCTATGACGAcgacatggaggaggaggatgacgagGATGACGAGAGCGAGATGGAATCTGTAGGCGAAGCCGGGGGGTTCAGCAGCATGGAGGATGGCGGGATGTCCACCAGACGCTACGACAACCAGGACGACTCTGGCAACGAAGACTCGTGA